TAAAACCGAACATAAACGTAATGAAGCCATTAACGTTTATGATACTTGGTGGAAATAAGAAGCTGATAAGTTATCCCGCATCACATAAGATGCGGGTTTTTTGGCAAGACATTACAAGCACCTTGGCCAACACATCAGTAATGATAATTTTACCGCAAAGGGGAAAACGAAATGTCGACTCTACATATGGATATATCCAGGAATATTGAAGAAACGAGCAAGGAAGTTGAATTCTCGGGTGTAATTGGTGTGAAAGCGGGAGATGACCTGATCCATAGTTCAGCACATGGCTATTCCAATCGAGCGGATGAAATCATGAATACGACCGAAACAAGGTTCGGAATTGCTTCCGGGTGTAAACTGTTTACGGCAATATCCATTTGCCAGTTAATACAAAAAGGGACACTTAGGTTTAATACCAAGTTGAAAGACTGTCTTCCGAACGTGTTTCCTGATTTCAACCAAAATATAACCATACATCACCTCTTAACACACTCTTCAGGCATTCCTGATTACTTTGATGAAGAAGTGATGGATGATTTTGAAGAGCTTTGGCAGAAAAATCCGATGTACCATATAAAAAGATTAAAAGATTTCCTGCCAATGTTTCAAGAAGAGCTGATGATGTTCGAACCTGGGGAAAGATTTCATTACAATAATGCAGGCTATATTATATTAGGGTTGATTGTTGAGGAACTAACCGGACTTGAATTTACTGAATATATCGACAAGAAGATCTTTCTGCCTTGTGAAATGAAAGATTCCGGATATTTTTCCATGGATCAGCTACCTAAAAATACTGCATTAGGGTACATTGACGAAGAAAATGGAGCATGGAGAACAAATGTTTATTCCCTTCCGATCAAAGGCGGTGCGGATGGAGGGGCGTATATTACAACATCGGATATGTTCAGATTTTGGGAAGGGTTATTTTCGAATCAGTTACTGAATCAAGCGTATACCAATCTTTTATTGAAGCCCCATATTGCTATGGAAGATGAAGGGGAATACTACGGATATGGCATATGGATAAGTAAAAAAAATGAAGCGATTTTCAAATATCATCTTATGGGGTATGACCCGGGTGTAAGTTTCAATTCAGCGGTATATCCGGCGAGTCGATTGAAAACCGTCATTACTTCAAATGAAAACACGGGACCATACCATATTGCTTACGCGATTGAGAAAGAACTATGAACAAAGGGAACCTTTCTGCTTGTGAAGGGTCCCTTTGTTTATAGTCAATGTGAATTCTTTCATGGAGAACCTGTTTTAGAATTAAGAAAGGGACGAATTCGCATTCAATTGCTCGATTGTTTCCAGAAATTCAGGATTTTCTAGTGAAGATACTTCAACTGTACCTTTATTTAAGACGCGGCGCATTACTTTCCATTTCTTGTATTAGGTAGATCTTTAAGTTCAAGGCTTTTCCAAACAAAGAATTTGTATATTTAGATATCTTGAAGTAGAGTATATTTAATAAACATTATTTTAACCGGTATTTTCCGATGGAGGTTCTTTTTACTTTATGAAGGCAAGATATGAACTCGCGAATATGAACTTAACAGTAAGCAATGTGACTTTACGTAATGCGGCGGATAGTTATGTCCTCTTGAAAGCTGCAGATGATCAAAATAATGAAATCACGATAAAGCTTTCCCACGAGCAAGCGGAATTTCTGGAAGCGGAATTAAGGGAAGTGAATCGCCGCCGCAGGGAAAATAGTCCTGATATATCCGGGTATGACCAGGAACGTATTAATGACGACGATTCTTTCAATCTGTTCAGCATTGATTTATTCAATGAAAGTGAACCGAAGTAATTGAGAGTATATATTACCCCGAATCAAATTTTCTTCTCTGTAACCTTCCTTCGGGTTTAAGATGATGCTACAGAGATTTTATCATTCCCGCCAATACAAAATCCGAATTTAAAGTTATTGAAAGGCCATTAGGAATGTTTTGAGCAAGGTGACCTATCGTTACCTTTATTTTGATGGCTTGAAAAAATTCTTCACCAAAAGGAAAATGGATGATAGTACAGCAAAAACCATGAAAAATACGATGAACCCCCAAAGGCCTACCGCCGCATCCTGAAACTCCATATTCCCCCTGCTGGTAAGGGCTTGCTGTATTTCAATGGCAAATACTAAAACAACCATGACGGTAAAGGTATAAAGGAAAGAGAGTATCGTTATCCCAAAACGCATCCGGGAAATTAAATTAGATAAAAATAACACGAACAAAAATATGATGATACCGATGATCCCCATTATCCAAAAATGCAAATCTTTGTCCGTTGCATTTGAATTTAATGTGTCACTCACAAAGAATAGGATGAAATCGTGAAGATTATTGACGATTTCAGCTAATATCTGGATGATTTCTTTCATTTTTCACACCTCCAATCCTTAGATTATAGCAGGTTATAAATCTATATAGAAGAGGGCGTTGCCAGACTGACCTTCGATGGAAGTAATATGAAATCATAGACATGTTAAGAGAAGTATATCCCGGGTAACGTAAAAAAACATAAGGAAATGAATTGGGAAGTCAGGAAATGCAACGTCAGTTTACTAAGATTATAGTTAATAGATCAACCAAAATACATAAAAAAAATAAAGTATAAGCGATTCAGGGAAAGTATGTGTGTCTATTTCCAATGTTTTAATGCCTTTAGCGATCTTAACCATGGTTTGTTGTTTGGATCGGTTTCTTTATTATAATGCTAGTAAAAAATATCTTTACTTAATGCTTTCATGGTTGGAGGAAAAAAGAATGAATGATGTACATGATCATGTGTTAACGGTAATTGATTTTATGAAAACCGGTCACAAAACTTGCTTTGTGAAAGTCATCGGTTTTGATGGTGAAAACGGACAGGCTTTTGAAGGCGAAGTTAAGTTTGTCGGTGATTTGCCTTTTGGAGATTTGATACATCCTGAGCGGTCACATCTATCTTCGACTTGCAGGGAGTTTGTTCGGGATGATTTGTTGCACAGATACAATTTAGGGCAGTTTGAATGAATTGGGGCAATACTTTAGGGAATACATTCTGCCCACTTGTTTAAAATTGGTAAAATGCAGGGTATAAAGAATATGGTATGTAGGAACTTTTTTATGCCAATCTTCACTTTTAACTGACAAAATAGCATATTTCTCCCTATTTAACTCTCGGACTTTAATCCTTATAATATTAAATAGGAAAATATGACATTTAGTGTAGGATTATACTGTTTCTGAGGTGAGTTTCATGGTTTATGCAGATATTTTGAGTAATATAAACTCTGCTATCTCCAGTAAAAAAGCTGATTTGAATGTGAAAATTGAACGTTTAGAAAATGCGAAGAACGATATTATAAAAGAGCAGAGCATGTGTCTGAACGAGATTAGGAAAATAAAAGACCCTGGGCTAGGTGGCAGCTGGACAGGGAATCGCTCGGATCAATTTCAGGAAGCCCGTCATGATGCCTATAATGTGATGTTCAGTATCATTCATGACGATTATGACGATTACCAATGGAAAATCGAGGCAATGATTACAAAGCTGAATGCCGAAAATACGCTTCTGAGCATAGCGGGGAATATAGCCCAAGAAGCCGACTCCCTTTTGAGCAAAGGCGAAGAGGCATTTGAGCAGCTGGAAAGTAAAATAACAGATTTAAAAAGGCGGTTGTTTTAATGACGACAATCAAACTGAATCATCCTGCCGTAACGAAGCAAGTCGATCAGGTGAAGACGGCACTTGGTACAGTCACGCTTGGAAATTTGCCTGCAGGCGAGCTTGGCAGCAATAAATTGGAATTCACCTCGAAATGGATCGACCGGGAAATAAACCTGGAGAAGGTCTTCGAGCAATATATCAAAATCGTCCAGAAAAACGTGGAAGATACCCGTGCCAACATTGACTTATTAAAAGAACAGGATGAAGCCATCGCCCATACGTCTTCACATGGGTATCCTATGCGATGAAAATATATGAAGCCAAGACATTAACGGCTGCAACCAAGTCGCGCGCCAAGCAATATGAAGAACTAAAGAAGGAAGTCGCAGCCCTGAAAAAGGAATTTCAGGGCATCGTCGGCTTGGACAACGAGTTTCAAGGGGCCGGTGCCACTGCCATCAAAAGCTTCTATGAAGCGCAAATCGAGGTGGCGGACGCCTGGATGGAGCTATTCACGACCCAGATCAGTTTTTTGGAAGGCATTCCGGCCAGCCTGGAAGAGGCGGACCTCTCCGGAAATACGGTGGTCGAGGTTCCCTTTTTAGATGGGGAAGTGTCGAACGGCATCAGCCAAGCGAAGTCGCTTGTCGATGAACAAGCGAACGATCTCCAAAGGATCCTCGACAGCATTGACGATATCCTGCCTCTTGATAGGTTCGACCAAAAGGACTTTAATGAAAAAATCACGCTGGCCGGACAAAGGCTGGATGATACCGTGACAAAGGTCGAGAATGTCGACCGGCAATTGGTCGAGGAATATGATGTGTCCGTCGGGCAGGAAAACGTTGCCGTTGGCCTCTTCCGCGCCTTGCTTGATGCCACCAAACAGGACGGCAACGTTTCGCCGATGACGTTCAACCAATCGGCATTCAAGAATAGTGACGTCTATCAAGTGAAGGATGAGGTCGCCGGTCAGATGAAAGACTATCAGACCTTCAAAAAGCAGCAAGCCGAAGCCAGGAAAATCGAACAAGAAATGGAAGAACTCGAAAACCGCCCATGGTACGAAAAAGCCTGGGATACGACAAAAACCTTTACAGGGGAATTCACGGGATATTATGATTCTATCAGGGCCTCAACCGGAGTCGATCCAGTAACCGGCCGCAAGCTGTCCGATGCGGAACGAATCGCCGCCGGCGCCATGGCCGCCGCTGGATTCATCCCCGTCGTCGGCTGGGCCGGCCGGGCCATCAAGGGTGGCAGCGCCATCTACAAGACCGCCAAAGGACTCAACGCAGCGGACCACGCGCTCGATGCCTATAAAACGACAAAAGGCTTTAGCCTCCTCCAGAAAACCGAATACGGAATATACGGACTCCTCGCAGCCAACGGACTTGGTGAAGCAGCAACAGGCAAAGACATGTTCGGCAACCAGCTGACCGAGGAACAGCGCCAGAATGGGCTGTTGATGGCACTCGGAATCGGCGGTGTGGCAGGCGCAGCCAAAGTCGCCGATAAAGTGGCGAGTGGTACAAAGTTCGTCCCTTACAGCAAGGAATTTGCGCAAAAGCAGCTTCAGAAGGCTCAAGCTACAATAACAGACATAGCGAGATCAGGAAAAACCACTTTAAAAAATATAGGTGAAGAACTAAGTAAAAAAGAAATTCCTAAACATATAAGTGTGGAACAAGTTTCCCTCGCAGGAGGACCACCCCTTCGCCAAGTTATGATGGAAAAGCAGACAATTAAGGAAGCCTATCAGAAATTTACGGTGAAGGATAGTAAAGTCGAGGGTGTTTCAGGGGAGAGTATTCCTAAGGGTACGGGTAAAGTGTATCCAACTAGACAAATAGATCCCGTAGCAGAAGCACATATAATTGATAGAGTGAAAGAACTAAGAGGGAATTTAACAAGTAGGTATAAGAAATCTGGTAATTTTGCTGTAGCAGAAGTGGATGTCAGTGGGATAAATAAATCTGAATTTTATGCTCAAAGTAGCATAAATGAACTTAAAGGTAGTCTTGAGGATATGGTACCTGATATTTCTTTACAACCTGAAAATCCAATGTTTAAAGCTACGGAAGCAGTTGGTAAAGAGGGAGAGAGTTACTTAAGGAATACAGATACGGAGTATAAAATACTAAATGACATTGCTTATAGGCTTGGAGAGAATACACAAGCTACAGGGAAAATTAAGTTATTTACAGAATTGGATACTTGCGACAGTTGCAATAAAGTCATATCAGAGTTTGCTGCTAAATATAAAAATATTGAATTAGAAGTCATACACAACGATGGTAATAGAATTATTCCTTAATCTTAATTTGTTTGGAGGGGAAAACTAATGAAAGACTGGAAGTATAATGAATTATTTGATGCAATTCAGGAGACATATGAAGAGTTGTTAGATGAAGATAGGGGATATAGGTATGCTATAGCAAAACTAGCTGATGAATTTGATAAATTAGGCAAGATAGAAGATGTTATTGTTGATACAGCAATTGGAGAAATTGCAATTGGCCATGAAAAAGTTTTTGTTGGGCGCATTGAAGGTATTACTAAAAGATTAAGTATGTTTAACCCACAAGAAGCAAAAGCTGACTTAACATTAGAAGAGGTACAAGACTTATCAAAACGAATTAATAAAGTAATAGAGGGACTAAGAAATGCAGAGGTTGATTATAATTCCTCAGCAGAATAGCATTATGAAAGAAAAATAAATAAATGTAGTGTTAACCTTGGGTGGCTAAAGCCATTCAAGGGTTTTTTAAAATCGGCTAGGAACATTAATTTCACCTATTAGCTCAATTCTAATAATGTTAGGATTGAACCCCGGAACCTTATCCAGCTGAAATAACATTTACATTCCCTTTTCTAAAACAGATGAGGTGAAAATTACTCTAGTTTAAAGGAGACTCTAAGCGGCCCGCTAGTTTTAGAATAAATTATAAGATTGATAATAGTCGTTGGGAGAGAAGAATTTTTGAAAATAGATCAGGAGGTAGGTAAGTATGAATGAAATTAAACTTAATAGTATTTATCAACAAATAGCTCAAACTATTAATGAAACTATACCAGAGGAATGGTCAAAGGTATTAATGTACGGTGAAATTGCTGAAGGTACCGGTACTGCATTCTTTTTTTATTATACTCCTAAAAGTGAAGTGCCTATTTATAGTCATGATATACCTGAAATATATAGTTTTAATGAAGAAGAATACGATAAATTATGGTATCAATTATTAGATGAATTAAAACTATTGTCAGATGAATTTAAAAATAATAATCAAGAACAATGGACCAATTTAACTTTCACTTTAGAAAGTACAGGGAAATTTAAAGTTGACTATGATTATGAAGATCTATCAGATGCAGATGATCATGAAAGAAGGGTTATTTGGGAATATACTCGTTTGGGCCTTTTACCTGACTCTGATTATGATAAGAGTATTTCAGAAGAATACCTTAAGAAAGAATGATATAGGGCAAGAAAAGCCTGTTCGAAAGACCTTAACGTAAAAGTTAAGGTCTTTTCATTGTATAGAATATGTATCATCTTAGTTATATCGGTTACCTCAGAAAAAAGGCCGTCAGGTCAAGAAAAACTTTCTTTAGAAAATATATGGATTTACTGACCTCAGGCAAGGTGCCTTGAATATAGTAGCGAGTGGTACAAAGTTCGTCCCTTACACTAAGGAATTTGCGCAAGGGCAGGTTCATAAGGTTCAAGCTACAATAACAGACATAGCGAGATCAGGAAAAACCACGTTAAAAAATATAGGTGAAGAAATAGGTAAAAAAGAAATCCCTAAACGGGTAAGTATGGAACAAGTATCCCTCGAAGGAGGACAACCCCTTCGCCAAGTTATGATGGAAAAGCAGACAATTAAGGAAGCCTATCAGAAATTTACGGTGAAGGATAGCAAAGTAGAGGGAGTTTCAGGGGAGAGTATTTCTAAGGGTATAGATAATGTTAGATATGGTGAACAATACACGAAAGTAAATCGTAAGAAGACCTTAAAACCCAATGTAGAATATACAACAAAAGAAGGATATAAATATACCACTGATGATAACGGGCGTATTGCAATTGCTGAAGCTAAATTAGAATTTGGTAAAGCAAAACAAAATCCTTATGCCCAAAGAAAGGTTGGAGGAGGCGATAGACTATCAAACGATGATGGTGGACATTTAATTGCAAGTATCTTTAAAGGTTCTGGTGAAATAGATAACTTAGTACCCATGAATGCTACTTTAAATAGGAGTGAATATAAGACTCTAGAGAATACATGGAAGAAGGCTTTAGTAGAGGGGAAAGAAGTAACCACTAAAGTAAAACCCATATATGAGGCACAATCAGCTAGACCAAGTGAGTTTAAAATCAACTATGTAATAGATGGTAAAAAATATTCAGATAGATTAACTAATTATTTAGGAGGTAAGTAGATGGAAAGCAAAATAATGGAGCAGACATATCAACAAATTGCGAATACATTAATTAATATAATTCCAGAGGATTGGAAACAAATCTTTTTATACGCTGAATTTAGAGAAGGTTATAAAAAAGTTTTTTTCTATTATTACCCTAAAACTGGAGGGGAACCAGTATATAGTCTGGATATAACAGATTTATTTAATGTTGATGAGGAAGAGTTTGATGGGCTTGATGATGATTTGTATAATTGTTTTTCGAAATTGCGTGAAGAATTTAAGGAGCAAGGACAGGAACTATGGACAAACCTAACTTTCATTTTAGATAGCACAGGAAAAATGAAAATAAATTATGGGTATGAGGATATTTCAGAACTTAGCCCTGTAGAAAAACAAGATAAATGGGAAGCTGAATATCTAAAGTAAAACATAATATAGAATGAAACCTCTTGATTGGCTAAATACCTTTCAAGGTTTCTTCTTTTGAGGGCTACCTAATGCCGAAAAAATAGTCCCCCAAGCTCTTATTCTGGGGGAACATTAAACGCACTTCAATATTCTTCTAAAATCCGCTAAAAATATTGATTCCTGCGGGCGGATCCAATTATATACTTAGTAAATTCCCACCGAATCAAATCCGGCAGCAGCTGCAGCCTCTTCCTTGCTACCTTCACCATAAATATCAATTGCAGACTGAACAATAGCCTTACGAGCGTCACTAAAATCGGAATTTGGCGTTAAATAAATGCTTATTGCACGATAGTAGATTTGTCCTAACTTGTGCCTTCCAATTTCTTGACCAATCAAGTATGCAGCGTGGTTTGTAATCGAGGAGTTAACATGGACACCGCCGCCATCTACCGAAGTTGGCATGTGATAAAATTCATCCATATGAGCCGGATAGACTCCACTGCCATATGCAGCTCTTTCCGCATTACTTACTACAACACTGTTTGGATTACTCAAGCTGCGCAATCTCGTTACACCGTCAGCTTTAGCAGCTGGTGCCATAATATCCTCACCCATTTCCCAATCATCGTCGTCAACAAGTGCACCAAAGACGTCAGCAAATGATTCGTTTAGTGCTCCAGATTGATTGCGGTAAACTAAATTTGCTGTATGAGTGATGACGCCATGAGTCATTTCGTGAGCAGCAACGTCAAGACCGGCTGATAGTGAAATAAAGAACTCACCGTCACCATCCCCATAGGTCATCCAACGCCCATTCCAGGATGCATTGTTGTAATTATTGCCATAGTGGACCTTGGAAATGATTGCCATTCCTTCACCGTCAAGAGAATTTCGGTCATGCTCATTAAGGTAATAATCATATACCTTTTCCGAATTATAGTGTGCATCGACAAGAGCCCGATCATAGTCGCTGATAAATGCAGCAGAATTCCCCACATAGAGAGTATCATTACTGGAACTATTATCATTTTTAGCATCAAACGTAAGTATTCCATCAAGACCATTATGAGAGTAATCAGCTAACGCAAACTGAGTTCCAGATTTAGGTTCCTTCACTTGGGTAATATGTAATTCCCTGTGAGCACCATGTACCCCTTTTCCAGCACCTTTTTGTGTTTTCATTTCATCAGCATGCATTAAACCATTATACTTATCGATGATTTCTCCCGTGTTTGCATCCACAAAGACAAACCAGTTGCCAGGCTCATCCCCCATGAAGTTAACATTCACTTTATAAGCTGTATGATTCTCTCCTTCAAAAGGATAGACTACAAGCTCAGAAGTTGGCTCATACGTTAGCTCTTCAGGGGCATTGACAGATGATAGTGCCTGATTTAGTGCTGCATCACTGCTTAAGGAGGCAGTCGTGTACACCGCATCATCGGCAATCGTCTGATTTACTCTTCCGTTGACGGATACGACTTCATTATTCTTGTTAAAATGAACAATAACTTCGGTTCCTTCTACGTTCACTCCATTTATTGATTGATTAAAGCGAACGTGGGTCATACCGAGTTTATCTTTTTGTGAATCTTTTACTTTTAGGTTTTTATCTGGATTTTTAATTCCGGTTTTACCTTCGTTTTTCTTTAAATAATTTAGTGCATTGGAAGGGTTGCTAGAAGAGAATTTCTCAGCAAATCGCTCCTTCACAAAAACAGGAACGCTTGCCTTCTCATTCCACTTTTTAGAAGCTTGTACACTACTAGCCACCTTCGAATCAACCGGCTTCGCAAATACATTACCGGCTGGGATAGAACCTACCAACAACGCTGACGATAGAACTGCAGGAACAATAAACTTTTTCTTCAATATCGATACCCCCCAATTTTTTCTATCTGCTTTATTATAGATTAATAAAAGTTAATTCACATGAATAATTAGAATTATTAGAATTTTATAAAAACAATCAAAAAACCCAGATGCTATCTTGTGGTAGGTATAATTTACCACCTGATATTGTGATGAAATTAAAAATAATTCTAAATTTATTGGATTTTCTATACTTTTTTTGTAGTTAATTTAAACTAATTATAAAAAGGAGGATCTTAGCTAGTTAATGAATATCCATTATAATAGGTATAATGATAGTCGGTTTGACACGGAAACTTTGCGGGCATGATGCACGGCCATGCCGTCAGGTTTTAGGAGAGTTAGCTACCTTTGGGTCAGTCCCAAGAAAAGAAGTGCCAGGCACCTTCCAATTTAGTTGATTTTCTTCAAAAAATAAGAGTATTCGAAATGAAACTCGAATACTCTTATTTTATCGAATGGAGAATAAGTAATAATCGCCCACACTTCTTAATTTCGCGTGTCTGCTGAACTCCAAAAAGTTTTTACTTATAACGATCAAGTACCTTGGTTTTCGGTGACATTATTAGTAAATGATACAGAAAGGTTAAATGTACATTTTGATTATACAAATTGGCTTGAAAGTGAATTTGGTCCAACAGCTAGAATTAAGTATTTTGAATATAAATATATAAGCGACAACAAAGAACAGCTAGATTTAGATTTAATAGAGAGAATGAAAGAATTTGAAGAAAATTAAACAAAAAGCACCTGATTGCCATTTAGGCACAGGTGTTTTTTGTTTTTCTAAGAAGAAATTCAAGTATAAACCACATTAAAGCAGGAATTCTTATTTAAAGAATTCCTGCTTTGCATACTATTTGTTAAGAAAGGATTTTTCGAAAAATTCGAGAAGATGCTCTAGAGTGATTGGGTCACTGTAGGTGGAAGCTTTACTATTTATTTCAAATATACGATCGTTTTTAACGGCAGGTATATTTTTCCATGTGTCAGTCTCCACGAATGAATTAACCACATCCGGGTTTTTACTAAAGATAATATAATCTCCAGTATACTCAGGAAGCACTTCCGGTGAAAGGACATAAATGCCGGGTTTAAGTGCTTTTTCTTTTACTTTTTCAGGCATTTTCAAATCCATTGCTTGATACAATATTTCTGTCCCACGCGCATAATTATTTCCGAATACATAAAACTCTTTAGCATCATTTTCAATGACAGAAACGGTTGTTGCATCTTCACCAATTTTTGCACGTATCGCTTTTCCTGCGGATTCTGCACGCGTTTTGAAATCATTAACCCATTCTTTTGCTTCCTTTTCTTTATTTAATAGTTTTCCGATTTCAATCTGCTGTGATAAATAATCTAATTTTCCCCAAGTGAATACTACAGTTGGAGCAATTTCATTTAGCTTTGCAATATTTTTCATCTCGGATCCCGCTATGATTAGGTCCGGTTCCAGTTCAATGATTTTCTCCAGGTTATCTTCTGATACGACTTCGACACCCTTTAGTCTTTCTTGAAAAAGGGGATTCATATTAGTCCATTGATCTATCCCGACCACATTACCTTCTAAAGCCAATACATTAGGTCCATTGGAGAGAGCAATTATTCTTTTTGGGTTTTTAGGAATCTCAATAGGGCCAGTTTCTGATTGATACGTAACTGTTTCTTTTTTTGTCTTGGATTCATTATCTTCGTTCGATGTCTCTTTGTTCCCACAAGCACTAAGAATAAATACAAACAAGAGCAGGAAGGGGATGAATAGCTTTTTCATTCTGATTTTCTCCTTACTAATTATAGTGTAGGTTAAAAACATATCAAAAAAATGCACGTAATTAATAATGATATTCATTTTCAATGACTACATCAACATATTAATAGGAATGATAATCATTGTCAATAATTTTCGGAAGATTGCCAAACTCCGTGAACCAAACTGTCAATCTACTTGTAGAAATATGTTTGAGGCTGGTTGGAGAAAAGCTATACACTAATGAAGGAGTAGGGTACTCATATATTAATGAAGGAAAAAACTATCCGGTAGTTGGTCTAAAGGTAGCCAAGGAGGAGAGGCAAGGTAAGGTCAGGAATTTTTGATAGATCAGAACCATTTTCAATTGGCATACCAGAAGGATATGATGGGTACGCTAATTTGGAAATCCCTGCTTATCCAAGCGACAAAGACCGAACAAGCCTTTTCAGAAGAAAAGCTAAAAAAATTGGCTTATTTTCTCATTCTTTCGTTAGTGCAAACCTTTGTTTCTCATTTACATGATGATAATCATCATACCTTTCCTAAAACGGCTTCTTCACTTTTTAATATAGCGAAATTGTTTATCAAGGATCATCCAATACAACCTTTAAAAACTTACTGATGTAGCGAGTCATTTGCATATGTTTGGTTGGCACTTGTTCTAATATTAGTCTTGGAATCAGGTGTAAGTTACTCGGAGTTTGTTCAAAATGAGAGAATACAGAGAACTGCGACCTTACTCAAAACAACAGATTTATCCATTAAAGATATTTCGGAAGAAGGCAGTACTTACCATTTTTTATTTTTTGAGCCACTAACCTGTATAAGCGCCTGTATCTGAAATGTTTAGTTATGAAAGATATTTATTCCTTTCTGTACTATAGTTATAGTTCCAAATTTGAGTTCAAATATATATGACATTTCTTTTAATATCTCATAATATAATTATGTAAATAGAAAGGGGATGCAAAATTGGCAAAAGAGTTCAACTATTCTATTCCTGACCCTTCACTGGACAAAATGGCAACACCGTTAACAGTTGGAAATATGAAAATTGAAGCATACATCCCCGGAGAAACCCAACATGGCTGCCAAAGTATAATTTATTATTTGGTGATATGATTTTCTTGCTGGAACAAAAGAAATCAGGAATCATCTATGAAGCAAACAAGGAAGCATGGCCAAATACGATGAAGAATTTCATATATGTATATAAAAGATTCGAAAATCACCTCATACTTATGAAATTGTGCAGAATCATGGAAAATCAATTAATCTGCATTCACTTCTAAACTTTTAGCAACTTGTCCACACCTTCCACCAGTCCAAGCATATACAATAGTAAGGAGGGTGTTAGGATGGAGATGAATTGTTGTTTTGAGGAAAAATGTTTTGTGGACAATGATCCCAGTACAGTATGGT
This sequence is a window from Brevibacillus sp. JNUCC-41. Protein-coding genes within it:
- a CDS encoding M4 family metallopeptidase produces the protein MKKKFIVPAVLSSALLVGSIPAGNVFAKPVDSKVASSVQASKKWNEKASVPVFVKERFAEKFSSSNPSNALNYLKKNEGKTGIKNPDKNLKVKDSQKDKLGMTHVRFNQSINGVNVEGTEVIVHFNKNNEVVSVNGRVNQTIADDAVYTTASLSSDAALNQALSSVNAPEELTYEPTSELVVYPFEGENHTAYKVNVNFMGDEPGNWFVFVDANTGEIIDKYNGLMHADEMKTQKGAGKGVHGAHRELHITQVKEPKSGTQFALADYSHNGLDGILTFDAKNDNSSSNDTLYVGNSAAFISDYDRALVDAHYNSEKVYDYYLNEHDRNSLDGEGMAIISKVHYGNNYNNASWNGRWMTYGDGDGEFFISLSAGLDVAAHEMTHGVITHTANLVYRNQSGALNESFADVFGALVDDDDWEMGEDIMAPAAKADGVTRLRSLSNPNSVVVSNAERAAYGSGVYPAHMDEFYHMPTSVDGGGVHVNSSITNHAAYLIGQEIGRHKLGQIYYRAISIYLTPNSDFSDARKAIVQSAIDIYGEGSKEEAAAAAGFDSVGIY
- a CDS encoding immunity protein YezG family protein; this encodes MSAELQKVFTYNDQVPWFSVTLLVNDTERLNVHFDYTNWLESEFGPTARIKYFEYKYISDNKEQLDLDLIERMKEFEEN
- a CDS encoding iron-hydroxamate ABC transporter substrate-binding protein — protein: MKKLFIPFLLLFVFILSACGNKETSNEDNESKTKKETVTYQSETGPIEIPKNPKRIIALSNGPNVLALEGNVVGIDQWTNMNPLFQERLKGVEVVSEDNLEKIIELEPDLIIAGSEMKNIAKLNEIAPTVVFTWGKLDYLSQQIEIGKLLNKEKEAKEWVNDFKTRAESAGKAIRAKIGEDATTVSVIENDAKEFYVFGNNYARGTEILYQAMDLKMPEKVKEKALKPGIYVLSPEVLPEYTGDYIIFSKNPDVVNSFVETDTWKNIPAVKNDRIFEINSKASTYSDPITLEHLLEFFEKSFLNK